A portion of the Bradyrhizobium manausense genome contains these proteins:
- a CDS encoding alpha/beta hydrolase family protein has translation MAVKTHELKLDIARIGAVSAILMQPDHARACFILAHGAGAGMRHASMDRIAEGLSERGIATFRFNFPYMENKQGRPDQPAVAHATIRAAVDEAARLCPGLKLVAGGKSFGGRMTSQAQSKAALPGVRGLAFLSFPLHADKKPSIERAEHLGGVAIPMLFLQGTRDGLADLGLLKPVIAALGAKATLHEIEGGDHSFAVLKRSGRTNDEALAEVLDTLATWIDQLA, from the coding sequence GTGGCTGTCAAAACTCATGAGCTCAAGCTCGACATCGCGCGCATCGGCGCGGTCTCCGCGATCCTGATGCAGCCGGACCATGCGCGAGCCTGCTTCATTCTGGCGCATGGCGCCGGCGCAGGGATGCGGCACGCATCCATGGACAGGATTGCGGAGGGTCTCAGCGAACGCGGCATCGCGACGTTCCGCTTCAACTTTCCCTACATGGAAAATAAGCAGGGTCGTCCCGATCAACCCGCCGTCGCGCATGCCACCATCCGCGCGGCAGTCGACGAGGCGGCGCGGCTGTGTCCGGGATTGAAGCTCGTTGCGGGCGGAAAGTCGTTCGGTGGACGGATGACATCGCAGGCGCAGTCGAAGGCAGCATTGCCCGGCGTGAGAGGGCTCGCCTTCCTCAGCTTCCCCCTGCATGCCGACAAGAAGCCATCGATCGAGCGCGCCGAGCACCTCGGCGGCGTCGCCATCCCCATGTTGTTTCTTCAGGGCACGCGCGACGGGCTTGCCGATCTCGGCCTGCTCAAGCCCGTGATCGCGGCGCTCGGGGCGAAGGCGACGCTGCATGAGATCGAAGGCGGCGATCATTCCTTCGCGGTGCTGAAGAGGTCCGGCCGCACCAATGACGAAGCGCTTGCCGAGGTGCTCGACACGCTCGCGACCTGGATCGATCAACTCGCCTGA
- a CDS encoding AMP-binding protein, whose protein sequence is MLLPLSDVPRWYAQRKPEGTIAVQHGDNKLTWDELERGANRRARAFAAKGVKPGDFVAIGLPNGNAFFETTFAVWKCGATPTSLSWRLPRGEAAAVLEILKPALVVGGETDWNAPNRLPADFVPEGFSDEQLDPPVARYWKAMTSGGSTGRPKVILDHNPAVIDTATPLPLNMPFEASLLNPGPLYHNAPFIVSHYALFGGGKLTGLVKFDAEETLRQIARERVQWVNFVPTMMHRIWALPDDVRNGYDVSSLQTVFHMAAPMPPWLKENWISWLGPDRVWELYGGTERQGACIISGTEWLTHKGSVGKIGEAARLRIIGEDGNDVATGEIGEIYFLNNDGKDATYHYLGAEPKRRADGWESLGDIGRLDAEGYLYLGDRLADMVLRGGANIYPAEVEAAVSECPGVRSCVVVGLPDPELGQRVHAIIEPEANADGQAIADGMAGFLKDRLSRYKHPESFEFVNAPPRDDSGKVRRTLLRDERAAWMKEGRAFRIMPAKAPAHAE, encoded by the coding sequence ATGCTGCTGCCCCTGTCCGATGTGCCGCGCTGGTACGCTCAACGCAAACCCGAAGGCACGATCGCCGTCCAGCATGGGGACAACAAGCTGACATGGGACGAGCTCGAGCGCGGCGCCAACCGCCGCGCGCGGGCGTTTGCCGCGAAAGGCGTCAAGCCCGGCGATTTCGTCGCGATCGGATTGCCGAACGGCAATGCGTTCTTCGAGACCACCTTTGCGGTATGGAAATGCGGCGCGACGCCGACCTCTTTGTCGTGGCGATTGCCGAGGGGCGAAGCCGCAGCCGTGCTCGAGATTCTCAAGCCCGCGCTGGTGGTCGGCGGCGAGACCGACTGGAATGCGCCAAATCGCCTGCCCGCGGATTTCGTGCCGGAAGGTTTTTCCGACGAGCAACTCGACCCGCCGGTCGCGCGCTACTGGAAGGCCATGACATCGGGCGGCTCGACCGGCCGCCCAAAGGTGATCCTTGATCACAACCCCGCGGTCATCGACACGGCCACGCCGCTGCCGCTCAACATGCCGTTCGAAGCCTCGTTGCTCAACCCCGGCCCGCTCTACCACAATGCGCCGTTCATCGTATCGCACTATGCGCTGTTCGGCGGCGGCAAGCTCACCGGCCTCGTCAAGTTCGACGCCGAGGAGACCCTGCGGCAGATCGCGCGAGAGCGGGTGCAATGGGTCAATTTCGTGCCGACCATGATGCACCGGATCTGGGCGCTGCCTGACGACGTTCGCAATGGTTACGACGTGTCGAGCCTTCAGACGGTGTTCCACATGGCAGCCCCCATGCCGCCCTGGTTGAAGGAGAACTGGATCAGCTGGCTCGGACCTGACAGGGTCTGGGAGCTCTATGGCGGCACCGAGCGGCAGGGTGCCTGCATCATCTCCGGGACGGAGTGGCTGACGCACAAGGGCTCGGTCGGCAAGATCGGAGAGGCGGCGCGCTTGCGCATCATCGGCGAGGACGGCAACGACGTCGCGACGGGCGAGATCGGCGAGATCTACTTCCTCAACAATGACGGCAAGGATGCCACCTATCACTATCTCGGCGCCGAGCCGAAGCGTCGCGCCGACGGCTGGGAGTCGCTCGGCGACATCGGCCGGCTCGACGCCGAAGGCTATCTCTATCTCGGCGACCGCCTCGCCGACATGGTGCTGCGCGGCGGGGCCAACATCTATCCGGCCGAGGTCGAGGCTGCCGTCTCGGAGTGCCCTGGGGTGCGCTCCTGCGTGGTGGTGGGCCTGCCTGATCCGGAGCTCGGCCAGCGCGTGCATGCCATCATCGAGCCGGAGGCGAACGCGGATGGCCAGGCCATCGCGGACGGCATGGCGGGTTTCTTGAAGGACAGGCTCAGTCGCTACAAGCACCCGGAGAGCTTTGAGTTCGTCAATGCACCGCCGCGCGATGATTCCGGAAAAGTCCGCCGCACGCTGTTGCGCGACGAGCGCGCGGCGTGGATGAAGGAAGGACGCGCGTTTCGCATCATGCCGGCGAAGGCGCCGGCGCACGCCGAATAA
- a CDS encoding GlxA family transcriptional regulator encodes MSAKPKPRNVVIIALPGVQLLDVAGPLDVFAEANVQAGREVYALMVAGAAPGPIRSSSGVCLMPDCTIGRGFQESIDTLLVAGCPNAGDVPADGVVIDWLRRRASKTRRFGSVCSGAFFLAAAGLLDGKRVTTHWAVADRLAEKFPSVTVDKDAIYVTDGKLRTAAGVTAGLDLALALVEEDLGREIAMKVASQLVMFFKRPGGQMQFTRKGETVPAGRAALQELQRWVAANPGLDHSVASLAARMEISPRHFARLFRAEVGITPATWIEEARVNTARRLLELGNEAPKQVARHCGFADADTLRRAFARHVGVTPAEYRKRFARIPASAI; translated from the coding sequence ATGAGCGCGAAGCCAAAACCGAGGAATGTTGTGATCATTGCGCTGCCCGGAGTGCAGCTCCTCGACGTTGCTGGACCTCTCGATGTCTTCGCCGAGGCGAACGTGCAAGCCGGACGCGAGGTCTATGCGCTGATGGTGGCGGGGGCAGCGCCGGGGCCAATCCGCAGTTCGTCAGGCGTGTGTCTAATGCCTGATTGCACCATCGGTCGCGGTTTCCAGGAGAGCATCGACACATTGCTGGTCGCGGGATGCCCGAATGCTGGCGACGTGCCGGCGGACGGCGTGGTGATCGATTGGCTACGTCGGCGCGCTTCCAAAACCCGGCGCTTCGGGTCGGTATGCTCGGGCGCGTTCTTCCTTGCAGCCGCAGGGCTCCTCGACGGCAAGCGAGTCACGACGCATTGGGCCGTTGCGGACCGGCTTGCCGAAAAATTCCCGTCGGTAACCGTGGACAAGGACGCGATCTACGTCACCGACGGCAAGCTCCGCACCGCCGCCGGCGTCACCGCGGGACTCGATCTCGCGCTGGCACTCGTCGAGGAAGACCTTGGACGCGAGATCGCGATGAAAGTTGCGAGCCAGCTCGTCATGTTCTTCAAGCGCCCGGGCGGGCAAATGCAGTTCACCCGCAAGGGCGAGACCGTCCCCGCCGGACGCGCCGCGCTACAGGAGCTCCAACGCTGGGTCGCGGCCAATCCCGGACTGGATCACAGCGTCGCAAGCCTTGCGGCGCGCATGGAAATCAGCCCGCGTCATTTTGCGCGGCTGTTCCGCGCCGAAGTCGGAATCACGCCGGCAACCTGGATTGAGGAGGCCCGCGTCAACACTGCAAGGCGTCTGCTCGAGCTCGGAAACGAGGCCCCCAAGCAAGTGGCCAGACACTGCGGCTTTGCCGATGCGGACACGTTGCGCCGCGCGTTCGCCCGGCATGTCGGCGTGACGCCTGCCGAGTATCGCAAGCGCTTTGCGCGAATCCCGGCTTCGGCGATCTAA
- a CDS encoding acyl-CoA dehydrogenase family protein: MSYRSSWMTEELDVFRDQFRKYLAKDLAPHAEKWREQKMVDRFAWRGLGDMGALLASVPEEYGGLGATFAYDAAVLDDLESTVPELTTGVSVHSAIVAHYILNYGSEEQKKRWLPKMASGEMVGAVAMTEPGTGSDLQAVKTTAKKQGNSYVINGQKTFITNGQAADLVIVVARTGEAGAKGISLIVVETEGADGYKRGRNLDKIGLHASDTSELFFDNVTVPPENLLGKEEGQGFAQLMQQLPQERLALAVGAVASMERAVKLTTEYTKERKAFGKPLMDFQNTAFTLAERKTEAMIARVFVDWCIERLVAGDLDTVTASMAKYWCSDKQVQTADECLQLFGGYGYMQEYPISRIFIDSRIQKIYGGTNEIMKLLIARSL; the protein is encoded by the coding sequence ATGTCCTACCGCTCCTCCTGGATGACCGAAGAGCTCGACGTCTTCCGCGACCAGTTCCGGAAATATCTCGCCAAGGATCTGGCGCCGCATGCCGAAAAATGGCGCGAGCAGAAGATGGTCGACCGCTTCGCCTGGCGCGGGCTCGGTGACATGGGCGCGCTGCTGGCAAGCGTGCCCGAGGAATATGGCGGATTGGGCGCGACCTTTGCCTATGACGCCGCCGTGCTGGACGACCTCGAAAGCACCGTGCCGGAGCTGACGACGGGCGTCTCCGTGCACAGCGCCATCGTCGCGCACTACATCCTCAATTACGGCTCGGAGGAGCAGAAGAAGCGCTGGCTGCCGAAAATGGCCTCAGGCGAGATGGTCGGCGCCGTCGCCATGACCGAGCCCGGCACCGGCTCGGACCTGCAGGCCGTGAAGACCACCGCCAAGAAGCAGGGCAATTCCTACGTCATCAACGGCCAGAAAACGTTCATCACCAACGGCCAGGCTGCCGATCTCGTCATCGTCGTCGCGCGCACCGGTGAAGCCGGCGCCAAGGGCATCTCGCTGATCGTTGTCGAGACCGAAGGCGCCGATGGCTACAAGCGCGGGCGCAACCTCGACAAGATCGGCCTGCACGCGTCCGACACGTCAGAGCTGTTCTTCGACAATGTCACCGTGCCGCCGGAAAATCTGCTCGGCAAGGAGGAAGGCCAGGGCTTTGCCCAGCTGATGCAGCAATTGCCGCAGGAGCGCCTTGCGCTCGCGGTCGGCGCCGTCGCCTCGATGGAGCGCGCCGTCAAGCTGACCACCGAGTACACCAAGGAGCGGAAGGCGTTCGGCAAGCCGCTGATGGATTTCCAGAACACCGCCTTCACGCTCGCCGAGCGCAAGACCGAAGCGATGATCGCGCGAGTCTTCGTCGACTGGTGCATCGAGCGCCTGGTCGCCGGGGATCTCGACACCGTGACGGCGTCGATGGCGAAGTATTGGTGCTCGGACAAGCAGGTCCAGACCGCCGATGAATGTCTCCAGCTGTTCGGCGGCTACGGCTACATGCAGGAATATCCGATCTCGCGCATCTTCATCGATTCCCGTATCCAGAAGATCTACGGCGGCACCAACGAGATCATGAAGCTGCTGATCGCCAGATCGCTGTAG
- a CDS encoding RraA family protein, producing MTITIAANSVPKPSADIIEGFRNAPTSIISDNLGRLPGAVGLKPYHRSGRLIGAAFTVRTRPGDNLAIHRALELVGPGDVIVVDGGGDETRALVGEIMKNIAQWRKAEGYVIDGAIRDVAAFADDDFPCFARAVIHRGPYKNGPGEINVPVTIGGSVISPGDIVVGDEDGVVSFPAAGAAALLEAVRVQIKREEETLKAIREGRYQGSYGKS from the coding sequence ATGACGATTACCATCGCAGCGAACAGCGTGCCGAAACCGTCGGCCGACATCATCGAAGGTTTCAGGAATGCACCGACCTCGATCATCTCGGACAATCTCGGCCGGCTGCCGGGCGCGGTCGGGTTGAAGCCGTATCACCGCAGCGGCAGACTGATCGGCGCGGCTTTTACGGTGCGCACCCGGCCCGGCGACAATCTCGCCATTCACCGCGCGCTCGAACTTGTCGGTCCCGGCGACGTCATCGTGGTCGATGGCGGCGGTGACGAGACCCGGGCGCTGGTCGGCGAGATCATGAAAAACATCGCGCAGTGGCGCAAGGCCGAAGGCTATGTGATCGACGGCGCCATCCGCGACGTCGCGGCCTTCGCTGACGACGACTTTCCCTGCTTCGCCCGCGCAGTGATCCATCGCGGCCCCTACAAGAACGGTCCCGGCGAGATCAACGTGCCCGTGACCATCGGTGGCAGCGTGATCTCGCCCGGTGACATCGTGGTGGGTGACGAGGACGGCGTGGTGTCGTTTCCCGCCGCCGGTGCCGCGGCGCTGCTGGAGGCCGTGCGTGTTCAGATCAAGCGCGAGGAGGAGACGCTGAAGGCGATTCGCGAGGGGCGCTACCAGGGGTCCTACGGCAAGTCCTGA
- a CDS encoding amidohydrolase/deacetylase family metallohydrolase translates to MPFDLILRGGRVVDPSQKLDAVTDVAFSGGKVAAVGTGLKADPATEVRDVSKYIVTPGLIDLHTHVYWGGTSLGIDAEEFCRASGVTTSVDTGSAGPGNFAGFRKHVIEPSQVRILAYLHVSHAGIFGFSHRIMVGESEELRLMNPIEAAKVADANRDVIVGIKVRVGLHSSGTSGAVPLDIALQVADEVGMPLMAHIDHPPPTYEEVLARLRPGDVLTHAFRPFPNSPATAQGTVKKAVLDARERGVLFDIGHGKGSFAFKTARAMLANGFYPDTISSDIHQLCIDGPAFDQVTTMSKFLCMGMSLSDVIAASTENAAMALRRPELGSLKPGSVGDATLISVKQGQFDYEDVVGEHLIGDKKIVSEGVVIGGRWWHPN, encoded by the coding sequence ATGCCCTTCGATTTGATCCTGCGCGGCGGACGGGTCGTTGACCCCTCGCAGAAGCTCGACGCCGTGACCGATGTGGCATTTTCCGGCGGCAAAGTTGCTGCGGTCGGCACCGGGCTCAAAGCGGATCCGGCGACAGAGGTCCGTGACGTTTCGAAATACATCGTGACCCCCGGTCTGATCGATCTCCACACGCACGTCTATTGGGGCGGCACCTCGCTCGGCATCGACGCCGAGGAGTTCTGCCGTGCCTCCGGCGTCACCACCTCGGTCGACACCGGCAGCGCCGGCCCCGGCAATTTCGCCGGCTTCCGCAAGCATGTCATCGAGCCGAGCCAGGTCCGCATCCTTGCTTACCTGCACGTCTCCCATGCCGGCATTTTCGGCTTCTCGCACCGGATCATGGTCGGCGAGAGCGAGGAATTGCGGCTGATGAATCCGATCGAGGCGGCCAAGGTGGCTGATGCCAACCGGGACGTCATCGTCGGCATCAAGGTGCGGGTGGGACTGCACTCCTCGGGCACCTCCGGCGCCGTGCCGCTCGATATCGCGCTTCAGGTCGCCGACGAGGTCGGCATGCCCCTGATGGCGCATATCGACCATCCGCCGCCGACTTATGAAGAGGTGCTGGCCCGTCTGCGTCCCGGCGATGTGCTCACCCATGCGTTCCGTCCCTTCCCGAATTCGCCGGCGACTGCGCAGGGCACGGTGAAGAAGGCGGTGCTGGACGCGCGCGAACGCGGCGTGCTGTTCGACATCGGCCACGGCAAGGGCTCGTTCGCGTTCAAGACCGCGCGCGCGATGCTCGCCAACGGCTTCTATCCTGACACCATCTCATCCGACATCCATCAGCTCTGCATCGATGGCCCGGCCTTCGACCAGGTGACGACCATGTCGAAATTCCTCTGCATGGGCATGTCGCTGTCGGATGTGATCGCAGCCTCGACGGAGAATGCCGCGATGGCGCTGCGGCGGCCCGAGCTCGGCAGCCTCAAGCCGGGCAGCGTCGGCGATGCCACGCTGATCTCGGTGAAACAAGGCCAGTTCGACTATGAGGACGTCGTCGGCGAGCATCTCATCGGCGACAAGAAGATCGTCTCCGAAGGCGTCGTCATCGGCGGCCGCTGGTGGCATCCGAACTAG
- a CDS encoding HD domain-containing protein, with protein MPEITEAAAIPDSKLARAIADYIRDTETELLFNHSSRVYHFGALAGIRRGLKFDRELLYAGAMFHDLGLMPGHGSKHERFEVDGAHAARDFLRSHGISEQDAYTVWTAIALHTTPGVPQHMHPVVALVTAGVEMDVLGLTYKEYSDAEREAVVKAFPRTLHFKEDIIQAFYDGIRHKPDTTFGNVKADVIADKEPHFHRGNFCSVIRGSHWHG; from the coding sequence ATGCCAGAGATCACTGAAGCCGCCGCCATTCCCGACAGCAAGTTGGCACGCGCCATTGCCGACTACATCCGCGATACCGAGACGGAATTGCTCTTCAACCATTCCAGCCGCGTCTATCATTTCGGCGCGCTGGCGGGCATTCGCCGTGGGTTGAAATTCGATCGTGAGTTGCTCTATGCCGGCGCCATGTTTCATGACCTCGGGCTGATGCCCGGTCATGGCAGCAAGCATGAACGGTTCGAGGTCGACGGCGCGCATGCCGCGCGCGACTTCCTCCGCAGCCACGGCATCTCCGAACAGGACGCCTACACGGTCTGGACCGCGATCGCGCTGCACACTACGCCCGGCGTGCCGCAGCACATGCATCCGGTCGTCGCTCTGGTGACGGCAGGTGTCGAGATGGACGTGCTCGGGCTCACTTACAAGGAGTATTCCGACGCGGAGCGCGAAGCCGTCGTGAAGGCATTTCCGCGAACACTGCACTTCAAGGAGGACATCATCCAGGCCTTCTACGACGGCATCAGGCACAAGCCGGACACGACGTTCGGCAACGTCAAGGCCGACGTCATCGCCGACAAGGAGCCGCATTTCCATCGTGGTAATTTCTGCAGCGTCATCCGCGGATCGCATTGGCACGGGTGA
- a CDS encoding ABC transporter substrate-binding protein: MVHVSRRKLLQLAAVAPSALPAAWTSLASAASGTKTLTAVMQSDLRVTDPGFTTAIITRDHGYMVYDTLLGIDSKFQVRPQMADWTVSADKLTYTFTLRDGLKWHDGAPVTAEDCVASLKRWGTSVDGMARKLMDFTAGIEAADARTIVFKLKEPYGLVLETIAKPSSICAFMMPKRLAETPISKQIPEQIGSGPFKFMAAEFQPGVKAVYQKNTDYVPRKEPAEWTSGGKVVKVDRVEWLTMPDAQTALNALQSGDVDFVETPPFDLLPVLESNPDINVTILNKFGFQSFGRMNFLHPPFDNVKIRRAALLAINQKDVLDAQIGNPKYYKLCGAFFICDTPLGSDAGGETLIKGNGMADAKKALAESGYDGTPVVILAPTDQILLKAQPVVVAQLLREAGFKVDLQAMDWQTVVTRRANQKSPKEGGWNMFFTYQGAADSMNPLVNGAMVGKGKEGGWFGWSEDPKLEKLRDDFARAATPDEQKKIAFDIQKEAYDQVIYVPLGQFQAPSAWRKSLTGVIDGPATPMFWNVEKNE, encoded by the coding sequence ATGGTCCACGTCTCGCGCCGAAAACTCCTTCAGCTTGCTGCCGTTGCGCCGTCTGCCCTTCCCGCCGCCTGGACGTCCTTGGCGTCGGCCGCGTCCGGCACCAAGACCCTCACCGCAGTGATGCAATCGGACCTTCGCGTCACCGACCCCGGCTTCACGACAGCCATCATTACGCGCGATCATGGCTATATGGTCTACGACACGCTGCTTGGTATCGATTCCAAATTCCAGGTGCGGCCGCAGATGGCCGACTGGACGGTGTCCGCGGACAAGCTGACCTACACCTTCACTTTGCGCGACGGCCTGAAGTGGCATGACGGAGCGCCGGTGACGGCGGAGGATTGCGTGGCTTCGCTGAAGCGCTGGGGCACGAGCGTCGACGGCATGGCGCGAAAGCTGATGGACTTCACCGCAGGCATCGAGGCCGCAGACGCCCGGACGATCGTCTTCAAGCTGAAGGAGCCTTATGGCCTCGTCCTCGAGACGATCGCCAAGCCGTCGTCGATTTGCGCCTTCATGATGCCCAAGCGGCTTGCGGAAACCCCGATCAGCAAGCAGATCCCGGAGCAGATCGGCTCCGGCCCATTCAAGTTCATGGCGGCTGAATTCCAGCCCGGCGTAAAGGCCGTCTACCAAAAGAACACCGATTACGTACCGCGCAAGGAGCCGGCCGAATGGACCTCGGGCGGCAAGGTGGTCAAGGTCGACCGTGTCGAGTGGCTGACGATGCCGGACGCACAGACCGCGCTCAATGCGTTGCAATCCGGTGACGTCGATTTCGTCGAAACGCCGCCGTTCGATCTGCTGCCCGTGCTGGAGTCCAATCCGGACATCAACGTGACGATCCTGAACAAATTCGGCTTCCAATCCTTCGGCCGGATGAACTTCCTGCATCCCCCGTTCGACAATGTGAAGATCCGCCGCGCCGCGCTGCTCGCGATCAACCAGAAGGATGTGCTCGACGCACAGATCGGCAATCCCAAATATTACAAGCTATGCGGCGCATTCTTCATCTGCGATACGCCGCTGGGCAGCGACGCCGGCGGCGAGACCCTGATCAAGGGCAACGGCATGGCGGATGCCAAGAAGGCCCTGGCCGAATCAGGCTATGACGGCACGCCCGTGGTGATCCTGGCCCCCACCGACCAGATCCTGCTGAAAGCGCAACCGGTCGTGGTCGCACAGCTCCTCCGCGAAGCCGGTTTCAAGGTCGATCTTCAGGCGATGGACTGGCAGACCGTGGTCACCCGCCGCGCCAACCAGAAGTCGCCGAAGGAAGGCGGCTGGAACATGTTCTTCACCTATCAAGGCGCGGCCGACTCGATGAACCCGCTCGTCAACGGCGCGATGGTCGGCAAGGGCAAGGAAGGCGGCTGGTTCGGCTGGTCCGAGGATCCCAAGCTCGAAAAGCTGCGCGACGACTTTGCTCGCGCCGCCACGCCGGACGAGCAGAAGAAGATCGCCTTCGACATCCAGAAGGAAGCCTACGATCAGGTGATCTATGTCCCGCTCGGCCAATTCCAGGCGCCGAGCGCATGGCGCAAATCGCTAACCGGCGTGATCGACGGCCCGGCGACGCCGATGTTCTGGAATGTCGAAAAGAATGAGTAG
- a CDS encoding alpha/beta fold hydrolase, with protein sequence MSTYVLVHGAWHTGAEFEPVAAPIRAHGHQVYTPTIKGNRPGDAKTTGLKEAIQSIADYLAENNLKDVVLLGHSYGGMIITGVADLVPERIRRLVYWNAFVPNSGECLNDMVPPHYIGLFDAIAAERGDGSVVLPFPVWREAFINDADLATAQRAYDVLNPHPLATFTDKITLKANPAEMPLAKSYINCTEDTALPHSYGWHPRLSEKLGLFRLVQVSGSHELCFSDPARLAEAIMEAGRD encoded by the coding sequence ATGTCGACCTACGTCCTCGTCCATGGCGCCTGGCACACCGGCGCCGAATTCGAGCCTGTTGCGGCCCCGATCCGCGCCCACGGCCATCAGGTCTACACGCCGACGATCAAAGGCAACCGTCCCGGTGACGCCAAGACGACGGGGCTGAAGGAAGCGATCCAGTCGATCGCCGATTATCTGGCCGAAAACAATCTGAAGGACGTCGTCCTGCTCGGCCACTCCTATGGTGGCATGATCATCACCGGCGTCGCAGACCTGGTGCCCGAGCGCATCCGCCGCCTGGTCTACTGGAACGCCTTCGTGCCCAACAGCGGCGAGTGCCTCAACGACATGGTGCCGCCGCACTATATCGGGCTGTTCGACGCGATCGCGGCCGAGCGCGGCGACGGCTCGGTGGTGCTGCCCTTCCCGGTCTGGCGCGAAGCCTTCATCAACGACGCCGATCTCGCGACGGCGCAGCGTGCCTATGACGTGCTCAATCCGCACCCGCTCGCAACCTTCACCGACAAGATCACGCTCAAGGCCAATCCGGCCGAGATGCCGCTGGCAAAGTCCTACATCAACTGCACCGAAGACACCGCGCTGCCGCACAGCTATGGCTGGCATCCGCGTCTGTCCGAGAAGCTCGGCCTGTTCCGCCTGGTGCAGGTTTCGGGGAGCCATGAGCTGTGCTTCTCCGACCCGGCGCGCCTTGCCGAGGCGATCATGGAGGCAGGGCGCGACTAG
- a CDS encoding helix-turn-helix domain-containing protein, producing MQEIARPAPSRQSAWNTANIRPGEQFAYYREAICQAFMNLTPEPAAASGFSASVERIRLGDAAINRVSFPEHVVRRSAADIAASDRSCFYLNLKLAGRCRIRQDDREISLSSGQVGIFDSDRQFALLHDRGPQLQVASFWVPAEALRARLPASFDVAAARVSDDPYVGHLIVETARTLSDGALRMTEDEGVHLFRALIELVAMSLSRQSRARTAEAESLVDATMLALKRAIHRRLREPGLSVADIAEAVGISERYVHKLLARSGSGFTDYVIDRRLDGIARDLGDPTMADRTIGAIAFDWGFSDLSHFTRRFKQRFGCRPRDWRLR from the coding sequence ATGCAGGAAATCGCGCGCCCCGCTCCGTCACGCCAATCGGCCTGGAATACCGCAAACATCAGGCCGGGCGAGCAATTCGCCTATTACCGCGAGGCGATCTGCCAGGCCTTCATGAACCTGACGCCGGAGCCGGCGGCGGCTTCGGGCTTTTCGGCCAGCGTCGAGCGCATCCGTCTCGGCGATGCCGCGATCAACCGCGTCAGCTTTCCCGAGCATGTGGTGCGCCGCTCCGCGGCCGACATCGCGGCGTCGGATCGCAGCTGCTTCTATCTCAATCTGAAACTGGCCGGCCGCTGCCGCATCCGGCAGGATGATCGCGAGATCAGCCTGTCATCGGGACAGGTCGGGATCTTCGACAGCGATCGGCAATTCGCGCTTCTGCATGATCGTGGTCCCCAATTGCAGGTCGCATCGTTCTGGGTGCCGGCGGAGGCCTTGCGCGCACGGCTGCCGGCGTCGTTCGACGTCGCAGCGGCCCGCGTCTCCGACGATCCCTATGTCGGCCATCTCATCGTCGAGACGGCACGCACGCTCAGCGATGGTGCGCTGCGCATGACCGAGGACGAGGGTGTGCACCTGTTTCGGGCGCTGATCGAGCTGGTTGCCATGAGCCTCTCGCGGCAGAGCCGCGCGCGCACCGCAGAGGCCGAGAGCCTTGTCGACGCGACTATGCTGGCGCTGAAGCGCGCCATTCACCGGCGGCTGCGCGAACCGGGCCTCAGCGTTGCCGATATCGCCGAGGCTGTCGGTATCAGCGAGCGTTATGTGCACAAGCTGCTGGCGCGATCGGGCTCCGGCTTTACCGATTATGTGATCGACCGTCGCCTCGATGGCATCGCCAGGGATCTCGGCGATCCTACCATGGCGGATCGCACAATCGGCGCCATCGCCTTCGACTGGGGCTTTTCGGACCTTTCTCACTTCACGCGGCGCTTCAAGCAGCGCTTTGGCTGCCGGCCGCGCGACTGGAGGCTGCGTTAG